The following is a genomic window from Methanoplanus sp. FWC-SCC4.
TATGGATTGTGAACGCCTGCCAGAATATCCGGATCAAATTTTTTTGCAATATTATATAATTCCAAATCAATTTTTATCATACCAATTGCCTTTTTAAAAAGGCCGTTATATGCTTCACCCCTGTTTTCATATGGAATTCCATACGCATCCAAAAGGTCTTTTGTAATTTCCTTATTTCTTGCAGTTACTTTTACAGCATGCCCCCCCTTTTCCAGATTTTTTATGACATTTTTAAAGAGGTGAATATGGGCAGGATGACCAATATCAAAAAGTACTCTCATATTTCATACCCCCAGTCTCATAACCCATTTAATTACTTCAAATGCCTCCGCATATTTTTCTTCAATCTGCGTCCCCCTTGTCAGAGCAAGCCCTCGTATGAAATTATCTGATAAATATGACCTATCCTTTTGAGTTTCATAGCACTTTAGTGCCTCAATTTTTTTCTCCAAATGCTCTTCATTAAGAGAGATAAAAGCTAGCGTATTAAATGTAATATTGTTCCATGGCTGTTCATAGCCTAGTATGGTACATTGTTTAAATGCTCTTAAAGTCTCCTCCCGTGTTGTTTTATGATCCTGATGAGTATCATAAGTTGAAGGAGTGAATACCAGATCTGGTTTTATTTCATTTTTTAAACTGATCAGTACATCAAGAATCTCCTGCCTTAACCGTGGAAATTCCCGTACATCAAATCCATATAATATGGGTTCATCGATTCCCAGAACCTTTGTCGCTCTTTTAACCTCTGTCTTTAAAATATCCGGCGGACATTCTTTGGGAACAGACTTCTCACAACTTGATAATGCCACATAGCTGACATCATTTCCTTCTTCTACAAACCGTGCGATCGCCCCTCCGCACCCCAGTTCCCCATCATCTGTATGAGGACTTATTATCAATATTTTTTTCATTCAAACCCCCCTAATGAAGATATATTGCGATGAATCAGACAGATATTCTCAGGTGAAATACCGGCCATAAAATCTGTCCCATAGCATACATCACTTATTATTGCATATGTGCCACTCTTCTCTATTGTTTCTATATCAGAAATTTCAACTGAATTCCTCCATTTTTCTTTAATACTACTCAAATCAGTACAGACCAATAAATCATAAAATGAAGGAACAGATGCAAAAGATTTCTGAATATTATATAGCATATTAATTAAATTGTTATACTTATACTCAATTTTTTTAAAATCCTCTCCATTATTTTTTAAAAGTTGAATTTTATCACTGATATCGGAAGTAATGGAGGATATTTTATCATTTGTTGAATTGTCTAATATATCTTTTATTTGAATTTTAAATGAATTTTTCAGAACACAAAGTGAGTAATAATGAACAGCTCCAATATAATAATCATTTGAGAACCAGGATAAAATTACAGGGATGTTGTATTGAAAAGCTTTTAAGATTTCATGTGAGATTATTCCATATTCCAAAGAACCCCCTTTACCTGAAATATAAAGGCTTTCTCCCAATCCTTCTGAAAACACTATATCCCTCATGACAGCATTCAACCCCATTTTGTCATAATACTTTTCAACCCACTCATATTCACTTCCCAAAAAAAGATTATGTTTTTTACCACATGTTAGACACTCTCCAACAGAAGAATTATCTGCACCAGCAAATAATGGAATTTTCCTTCCACATTCACAGTGATACCAAAGTGGAATCTGAAATTCAGCAGCTTTTTTAATATTCAACCCCCTACTTTCAATCGCATTATTATATACTCGATTATATTTCTCCAAATTTTGTAAAATCCACCTGCATTCATCAACAAATAACTTTTCATTATGAATGTCCGAGTATCTAAAAAAATTTATATTCAAATCCAATATTTCCCTGCAAAATTTTGAATAGATAAAAGCATTAACATCTGAGAAATTACCGGCTCGTTCATAGCTTTTCCAGAGCAATTCATCGATATCATCAATATTATTAGTCACTGTAGGAATTTTGGAATTATTTTTTTTTGCGTATTCGAGATAGTATTCCTTTATCCCATTAATTTCCTTTTCCCATAGATCGTGATCAGGTTTGTTTATTTTATTAAAACATTTCCAACTGGAATCCTTACCAATATTAAACCCTATTTTCTTTTTCCCGGTTTTTTTAAAGCCGGGAATCTGATTCTGGTATAGAAGCGAGGCAGTTGATAAATTCTGGTCAAGAAATCCGTAAAGTGCAATAGCATCCCCTTTTTGCTCACCAATTTTTTCCCGAAACCAGTCCAAAAGAAATGCTTTTTTAAATGTACCCGGATATGGAATAAAATTTGGCTGATGGCTTGATTCAAGTACAATTGTATTTTTATCTATGACCAATGAATTATTTAGACCCAAATCTGCTTCTTCATGGAATTTATTTGAAATTTCAACAATTTTATTAAGATTTCTCTCCTGATTTTCATTTAAACTATGATAAGTGGTCAAATCCTGAATCAAATCATTTTTTTTCATCATGATCCTCCATTTTCAGATATTTGCCAATCCCTGATGTGGATTTTAATAAAGACCAACTTTTTAAATCTCTCTCTTTATGAGGGATATTGATGGGAATTTCATAAATTATACCCATATTTTTTTTCCCATTTTCTTCTGAAATTTCGTTTTGACTCTTTTCATTAAATTCAGACATTTCGTCTTCATCAAGCTCAGATTTGCTGTCTTTTTGATCGGATTTTATTCCTTTCGTTATTTCAGGCTCTATTCTATCTCTGATTAATGAAATGTCAAAAGTCTCCATTCCCATTTTTCCATTTCTTTTTTGATCAAAACGCCTTTTCAAAGAACTTTCAAGATATGATATCTCCAGTTTCCAAATTCCGGTAGCAATAGCCGTCAATAATAGAATCGTGATAAAAATATTTTCAGGAGTTGTATCTATACCAAGTATTATGTCAATAAAAAGAACTGACAAAATCACTGATACGATACTTAAAACAAAAGAAAATGCAATTCTCTCCAAAAATTCCCTTTCTTCTCTAATTGGAAATAATGCCCACGTGATAGCATAACCTGGAATGAATAATATTAATATCAGTCCAAAAATTGCCCTTAAAATACCCAATACATCCATTTCATCCATTCTCCATCTAAATATTTTTCAAATCGATAATTCACCTGATTTTATCCTGGAACTGCAAAACCAATAATGCAAAATATTGCAGTCAAAACATACATGAAAGATGTTGCCTGCTTTTCAGTTAATCGGAAATAATATGGTAAAATCCATTTTAGTGTTAAAGGATTTGGAACTTCCAAAGTACCATCATCACGTATTTTTCCGAATTTTACGAGCGGGTATTTTTTGCTGCTTAACCGCCAGTACACATATAAAAGGAAATTAACCGTGTGCGGTATTAAAATTATAAATCCACTAATCAAATATCCTTCAACAACTATTGCTGCACCAATTGCAGCCCCTACTGATAATGCACCAACATTCCCCCAGAATATACGTGAAGGATATCTCTCAAAAAGATAATAACCTGCAAGAGCACCGGCCATACTGACAATAAAAAGTATTTTACAGACATCTCCATGATATAATGCCTTTATTATCAAGGTTATGATTATCATCAGGGATAAACCGGGTGCCAGACCATTGAAGCCGGAGTGCATATTAACCAGATTTGCCACAACCGGAACATAAAGAGGAATTATAATCTGAAGAGCAATTATACCAACAGTAAAAGTACCTATGAATGGAATACAACAATTTATATTATGAGGTATAAATGGCATCAATGAATAGGCACAATAGTATAAAAGTATTAATTTTGCAGGTCTTCCAATATCAATTACATCATCAAGTATTCCAAAAAAAGCAAAAAGAGAAACAACTGTTATAATTGCATAATTAACATCTTCAATATATCTGCTGTAAAATAAAGAGATAATTGATATTGACAATAGTGAAAGTAAAAGTATAACAAGACCTCCGTTTAATGCAACATCGGGAAGGTCTTTTTTGTACATATCTTTTGAAACACATCCCTTATCCCTCAATTTATGAATAATATTTGGCATTGAAGCTAACATCATAAAAAATGGTACAAGGAAAAAAGTCAATACCATAAAACCGAGTGAATTTACCAGTGTAGCCAGTTCATCTATCAATGGTGTGTTTTATACACACACACATATATATAGATAATTGTTAGGAAAGTATTATCTTTTATTTATTATTACTTACATCATTATTGACTAATATTCAGAATCCGATAAGACTTCATGAATAATTAAATTGAATATTCAGGCTGCTTCATGTAGAACTTTAAAGGCCTCTCTATGAATTTCTATTTTGCTTCAAAACAACTGATTCCTGATTTATTTCTATTAATTTCCAGCCACAAATCTGACGGAAGAAATCTACAACGCATTAATTTGAACATTCACAGTTCAATTTCCTGAGGATGTCTTTGGAGACGGCTATTAAATGTTATAATATTGCAATTTTGTATGATAATATAATTTAGGAATTGATTATTCTAATGAGTCATATTGTAATAAAACTAATAAATCAACCAAAGCCAAGTACTCAATAAAACTCTGTTATTTTTACTAACATAGATATATCCCGGAGGATTTCACTGTTAGATCTATCTATAACCAAAAATCATTTCTGATGAAAAATGTATTATTACATCTCCGGGAAAACATTTCTCCAACCAAAACAGGAATGAAGGTTTTTAGAGAAGTGCTGTAATTATTTACCCATTAATTTATATATGAGAATGACCTCCAATAAACGAGTGGGGGTTTAAATGGCTTTTTACACAAAAGATGAAAGAGAAAAATATTATGGATATTACCTGTTATATGAAAAAATTTCAGACCTTAGCCTTAAAAAGAAGGTTTTAGTCGGATGTAATCTGGCAACAAAAAAAATTGATGAAAAATTTAACAGGACAAACTTACTTTTTCGACCAACAGCAATTCAAATTGAGCCAACTACAAAATGTAATCTGAAATGTAAATTTTGCTTATCACCGGTATGGGAAAGAAAAGGAAAAGATATGGATATTGGGGATTTCAAAAAAATTATTGATCAATTTCCTTTTCTTGTAAATGTACTTCTACAAGGTGTTGGAGAACCTCTTATGTGTAAAGATTTTTTTAAGATGATTGAATATTGCCATCATAAAAAAATAAAGGTTGGTACTGTTACAAATGGAACCCTTCTTGATAATGAAACCGTAAAAAAAATTTTGGATTCCAAAATTGAATGGCTGGCCATATCAATTGACGGATCAAAACCAGAAACTTTTGAGAATATTCGTATTGGAGCAAATTTTAATCAGGTTATAAGCAATGTCTCAAATTTGATAAAGATGCGGGGGAACTCAAAAATACCCAGAATTCCAATACATTTTGTTGGAAATATAAATAATATGAATGAACTTCCCGGTGTTGTGCGTCTCGCAAAAAATATTGGTGCCGACGGAGTAGATATCGTTGGAATTAATTCATGGGGAGGTCAATATGAAAATGTTAAATCCATTAATCAGACTGAGAAATTAAAACAGGATGTTGCAGAAAAATATCTAAATGAGGCATCTGCACTGGCCAATGAAATTGGAATTACATTTGATGCTGTTGGAAAAGATGGGGGGTATATGTGGTACCAAAATGAAAATATTAAAAAAAATCCAATTCACTGCCAATTTATTTTTAAATCCTGTTTTATTACTGTTGAAGGTCACGTAACACCATGTACCAACTGGACAGATCGTGATAATATTGCCTTTGGAAATATTTTAAAAGAAGATTTCAATTCTATATGGAACTCTCAAAAAATTATCGAACTTAGAGATTCATATATTAGGGGAGAAATTCCTGAACCTTGTAGGGATTGCACTGAACCACATTTGGTTAGATAAATTCATAATTCACTAATTTTTTTACTAAATCTGCAAAATCAGAATTATTTCAAGAATTTGTACATTTATATTGTTTACAGGCGCCGGCAATATATTTATAATATCAGCCAAAATCACCTAAAATGTTCCAATATAACTCAGTATTGTCCCTGCATTTGGAAAAGCAGCTGAATAATATAAAATAATTCAGGGAACAAAACAAAGGTTTGCGGATTATACATGAGGATGTATACAGCGGGTATATTTGAGAAAAAGAAGAACGGATTTTTAGCAAATTGCGGAGCTCATTTCATTTTTTTAGCCAGATACTTTGCAGATTTATAGATTGTTGATTTATTTTTTATCATCATATGGTATGGATATAAGTCAGGATTGAATTTGGATTTAAATCGTCTTAAACGACGATTATCCCCGCCATCCATCTGATCCAAATATAAAAAACCATTATTGTATGCCCATTTTATTGATTCCCAATAAATAATTTCATTTGCCGATATGCCTTTAAGATCTGATTTAGGCACTCCAATCCAAAAGTATACTATATTGCTAAAATAAAGCAAAACAACCCCCCCTATCAGATTCTCGTTATATTCTGCCATGAATATTTTCATATTTTTTCCATAAAATTCATCATATAGATCAGATAAATAATTCCAGTTATCCAGTTTTTTTACTTTCTTTTTCTGATCCTGAAAACGTATACTTAACAATTCGTAAATATATTTTAAATCGCTCTTGTCTCCGTCTTTTATTTTAATTCCCTTTTTATACATAGCGTTGATCATCTTTCTTACAGGTCTGTTAAATTGATTCCATAATGAATCAAAACCATTTGACAGGTCAAGACGATATGTATATGATGGATTTACCTGATATCCAGCCCACTGATATGGTCTTGAGTCTTTCAAACCAGGAGACGAATTAATTCTGACATAATTACAACCAAGTTTTGAAAAAATATAATTATCAGTTTCTCTCTGAATTTCCAGAAGATAAGTCTCCCTTTTACTTTGTTTTAATGATTCATAATCAGGAATTACAGGACCGAGATACAAAAGAAATGTCCTGTCAGGCGGAGATACTGCCTCCTTTAAAAAAATTGATTTTCTGTAAAAAATCGGAAAAACAGATACAAGGGTTTCACCTCTATTGATTATCAAAGGAAACAAAGTATAATTAGTATTTTTTTCAACGATTTTCAGCCATTTCCAGGTGTGAAATATTGAGCCATGAGCAGATGAATTAACAGCATTATTCCAAAGATCAACCATATTTTCATCTGCAATCTGAAGATTAAAACTCATACCAATACCAATATATTATAATTATTTTTAGGAACCTATCAATCTCAATACTACTTTACTGTATATAGCATTTTTTGAGATATAAAAATATAAAAGAAAAAAACATTCAATATTATAAAAGTCACCAATCACAATTAAGGATGTAATATATCCAATCCAATTATATATTTATCTCCTGAATTAGGAGATTCTTCTCTCTAAATATATTTATCTGAACTGGTTTCACTAATAGAATAATGAAGATGATGCCTAAAGAAATAATACCAAAAGACAATCATCCATATGGTAAAAAGAATCCACCCGATATGAACATGAACATGTTCGATTACTCCTTTAGGCCCATACAAATATCCACTCAGTGATATAAGCGTAATTCGTCCAATATTTGAGATATATGTCCCTATATATCCAATAAAAATTAGAAGTGCACTTTTCTTAGAAATTGCTTCAGGAAATGTAAAAAGTACTATTATTGCTGCAATTGTAAATGTCCCAAGTGACCAGATCCCAGTACAGTCAGTTACTATGGCAAGATAAATATGCTCACCTGATGTAGATAAAAAAGAGATTATATTTCCATCGATTTCCGGATTAATTCCAATAATATTCAAAACCAAATTCGTGAAATATATAGTAGGTGGTATAAGAGGTTCAATTATCCACTCCTGATTCCTTAAAAATAGTTCATATATTTCAAATCCAAAAACAGCAAGCAAAGGAAATAATGCAGGAATAATAAGCTTTTTTAATTTAAGCAGACTGAAAATAATAATACTAATTCCTGAAAGTAAAATTGAAAATTCTCCAATAGAATAAGGAGGATTTCCAAGGCCTAAGGGTATATTCAAAAAACTGAATAGGCAGACAAATATCCCCCCCATAAGATATAGTTTCTGTTTCCCATGATCAATTATGCTTTGTTCCTTTCTCGAAAGATATATCATCGAAACACAGGATAGTGCCCAGATAATTATTGCATCCATTTTCAAATAAGTCAGAGTTGTAAATATAAAATAAAGCGTTAAACTAGTTAATACGGAAATTACCCATATCCATGCAGCCTTTTCTGGTGATATTTCCCTCAAGTGCATAATTTTCATATTTTCAGATTCCAAAAATATTAACCTTATTAAATGAACACTTTCTTAAATCATTTTTGAATGCTACAAATACAACACCGCACTATAAAAAATTATTTATACATATGGGGCAATTAGAAACCAGGGTTGTGTTATCTAAAAAAGGTCTAACTAGCTATTCAATTTTAAAATGTTTAATTCAAAATCTTATAATTCTTATTTCATGAGTATAAAACTCATTTAAAGTATAACATTTTCCAAATCTAAAAAAAATTGTTTAAAATTTAATCTTTTTCATATATTTAAGACTCTTTGATAATTATGAACTAAATATATATATTATAAATTTTCATATCCTAGTGCATTCAAAATATATTTTTTATCATTAATACAGAGGGGGATTTATAATGGAAATTAAAATAGCAAATGAGGAGGATAAGACAAAATGGGACGATTTGATTTTATTTTCAGAAAACGGGACACTCTACCATACGTGGGACTGGCTTAAGTTAATGGAAAAACATTCAACTAAAAAAATTTTTTCGCATCGCCTTAAAGCAACTTTGTATCCCATTATGGTTTTTGACGGATCTTCGTTATATGGTGTAATTCCATTATATCTATACAAAATTCTGTCAGTCAAATTCGTAGCTTCGCCCCCCCCTGGTGTTGAAAACAAATATCTGGGACCTGTCATTCAAAATAATGATAAAATAAAACTTCACAATAAATATTCAAAATTTATTAAATTTCAAAATCAAATTGATTATTTTATAAAAAATACATTAAAATCAAATATTGTAAATATCGATCTACCACCTTACCCTCAGGATCCAAGATCTTTTATCTGGAGCGGATACAGTGTTGAACCCCGCCATACAAACATAATCGATTTAAAAAAGAGGGAAACTGAGATCTGGAACAATTTTAACAAAAAATTACGCAATGAGATAAAAAAAGCTCATAATGAAGGAATCATAGTTGAAGAGGGAACAAAAGAACACATTGATTTTATTTATACTACTATGTCTGAAAATCAAAGAATATATTCTTCTAAAGAATTTATTCAAGAAATATATGATGTTTTTTACCCTGAAAATTTAAAAATATTTGTTGCCAAGAAGGACAACAAAGTTCTAAGTGGACTTATAATAACAAACTATAAAAATAAAGTTGATGCCTGGATAGGAACACCAAAAGTATCGTACAAAGGCATAAGTCCAAACCCTTTAATTCACTGGGCATGTATTCAGTGGGCATGCACAAATAAATATAATTTTTATGAAATTATCGATGCTGACAATCCTAATTTTTTTAGATTTAAAAATAAATTTAATTCTGAACTAATACACTATTATTCAATGAGATGGTACTCACCAAAAATCAGAATCAGTAAAGGTATATATAGGGCAATTAAACCCAGGTATAAATGAGATCATAATTTTTAAATTACGGAAAAATAGGGGAAATTTTAATATTTTCAGAGAATCCCTGCACCCCATAATACTGCTGCATCAAAGATTTCCCATCCTTCAGATGTAAGTTCTGTTGCAGAGTTATCTGAAAGGAATAATCCTACACGACGTTCAGGTGCTGTTATTCCTACCATTTCAGCTCCTTTCTCATATCCAAATACTGCATAAAGCTCAGGATAATCCGAAGATGCTGCAATCTTTAAACCTCCATCTGATGGAAGTCCGAGGTTTTCTTTATTTATATCACCTAAAACCGCAACTGTTCCGGAAAGTCCTCCGGAAAGCGGGTGTTCGCTGTCAGTGATTATAATTTCCGTCTGTTTGGGAATTACTCTGTAGTCTGCCCTCCCTTTTGTACCTGTCATCTTCATATCATCGTAGATATATGACTCCCAGGTCACAACAGGGACATTTACAGTCATGAATTTTTTACTTACGAAGGTAGGGCTTGAAGTTGATGAGATGATTACTAGCTCTTTTCCTTCTGCATCCTCTGCCTTTGAAACCGTGTCATCGATTATGGTTACTGTGTAACCCATCTCCTCAAGGTGTATCTTTACTGCACTGTCGCCTGAATTCAGGTTGGTATTTCCTACAATCATAACAATTTCACCCTTCACATCAGGTACCGGTGTTGGCTCAGGAGTCGGAACTAATGTTGGCTCCGGTGTAGGAGGTACCGGTGTTGGCTCAGGAGTCGGAACTAATGTTGACTCCGGTGTAGGAGGTACCGGTGTTGGCTCAGGAGTCGGAACTAATGTTGGCTCCGGTGTAGGA
Proteins encoded in this region:
- a CDS encoding DUF1616 domain-containing protein translates to MDEMDVLGILRAIFGLILILFIPGYAITWALFPIREEREFLERIAFSFVLSIVSVILSVLFIDIILGIDTTPENIFITILLLTAIATGIWKLEISYLESSLKRRFDQKRNGKMGMETFDISLIRDRIEPEITKGIKSDQKDSKSELDEDEMSEFNEKSQNEISEENGKKNMGIIYEIPINIPHKERDLKSWSLLKSTSGIGKYLKMEDHDEKK
- a CDS encoding lipid II:glycine glycyltransferase FemX → MEIKIANEEDKTKWDDLILFSENGTLYHTWDWLKLMEKHSTKKIFSHRLKATLYPIMVFDGSSLYGVIPLYLYKILSVKFVASPPPGVENKYLGPVIQNNDKIKLHNKYSKFIKFQNQIDYFIKNTLKSNIVNIDLPPYPQDPRSFIWSGYSVEPRHTNIIDLKKRETEIWNNFNKKLRNEIKKAHNEGIIVEEGTKEHIDFIYTTMSENQRIYSSKEFIQEIYDVFYPENLKIFVAKKDNKVLSGLIITNYKNKVDAWIGTPKVSYKGISPNPLIHWACIQWACTNKYNFYEIIDADNPNFFRFKNKFNSELIHYYSMRWYSPKIRISKGIYRAIKPRYK
- a CDS encoding lipid II:glycine glycyltransferase FemX, with amino-acid sequence MSFNLQIADENMVDLWNNAVNSSAHGSIFHTWKWLKIVEKNTNYTLFPLIINRGETLVSVFPIFYRKSIFLKEAVSPPDRTFLLYLGPVIPDYESLKQSKRETYLLEIQRETDNYIFSKLGCNYVRINSSPGLKDSRPYQWAGYQVNPSYTYRLDLSNGFDSLWNQFNRPVRKMINAMYKKGIKIKDGDKSDLKYIYELLSIRFQDQKKKVKKLDNWNYLSDLYDEFYGKNMKIFMAEYNENLIGGVVLLYFSNIVYFWIGVPKSDLKGISANEIIYWESIKWAYNNGFLYLDQMDGGDNRRLRRFKSKFNPDLYPYHMMIKNKSTIYKSAKYLAKKMK
- a CDS encoding radical SAM/SPASM domain-containing protein; translation: MAFYTKDEREKYYGYYLLYEKISDLSLKKKVLVGCNLATKKIDEKFNRTNLLFRPTAIQIEPTTKCNLKCKFCLSPVWERKGKDMDIGDFKKIIDQFPFLVNVLLQGVGEPLMCKDFFKMIEYCHHKKIKVGTVTNGTLLDNETVKKILDSKIEWLAISIDGSKPETFENIRIGANFNQVISNVSNLIKMRGNSKIPRIPIHFVGNINNMNELPGVVRLAKNIGADGVDIVGINSWGGQYENVKSINQTEKLKQDVAEKYLNEASALANEIGITFDAVGKDGGYMWYQNENIKKNPIHCQFIFKSCFITVEGHVTPCTNWTDRDNIAFGNILKEDFNSIWNSQKIIELRDSYIRGEIPEPCRDCTEPHLVR
- a CDS encoding PIG-L deacetylase family protein — its product is MKKILIISPHTDDGELGCGGAIARFVEEGNDVSYVALSSCEKSVPKECPPDILKTEVKRATKVLGIDEPILYGFDVREFPRLRQEILDVLISLKNEIKPDLVFTPSTYDTHQDHKTTREETLRAFKQCTILGYEQPWNNITFNTLAFISLNEEHLEKKIEALKCYETQKDRSYLSDNFIRGLALTRGTQIEEKYAEAFEVIKWVMRLGV
- a CDS encoding exosortase/archaeosortase family protein, whose amino-acid sequence is MESENMKIMHLREISPEKAAWIWVISVLTSLTLYFIFTTLTYLKMDAIIIWALSCVSMIYLSRKEQSIIDHGKQKLYLMGGIFVCLFSFLNIPLGLGNPPYSIGEFSILLSGISIIIFSLLKLKKLIIPALFPLLAVFGFEIYELFLRNQEWIIEPLIPPTIYFTNLVLNIIGINPEIDGNIISFLSTSGEHIYLAIVTDCTGIWSLGTFTIAAIIVLFTFPEAISKKSALLIFIGYIGTYISNIGRITLISLSGYLYGPKGVIEHVHVHIGWILFTIWMIVFWYYFFRHHLHYSISETSSDKYI
- a CDS encoding MraY family glycosyltransferase, translating into MIDELATLVNSLGFMVLTFFLVPFFMMLASMPNIIHKLRDKGCVSKDMYKKDLPDVALNGGLVILLLSLLSISIISLFYSRYIEDVNYAIITVVSLFAFFGILDDVIDIGRPAKLILLYYCAYSLMPFIPHNINCCIPFIGTFTVGIIALQIIIPLYVPVVANLVNMHSGFNGLAPGLSLMIIITLIIKALYHGDVCKILFIVSMAGALAGYYLFERYPSRIFWGNVGALSVGAAIGAAIVVEGYLISGFIILIPHTVNFLLYVYWRLSSKKYPLVKFGKIRDDGTLEVPNPLTLKWILPYYFRLTEKQATSFMYVLTAIFCIIGFAVPG